In Lathamus discolor isolate bLatDis1 chromosome 1, bLatDis1.hap1, whole genome shotgun sequence, the following are encoded in one genomic region:
- the RERGL gene encoding ras-related and estrogen-regulated growth inhibitor-like protein: MTEVKLAVLGGSGAGKSALAVRFLTRRFIGEYASSSECIYTKHLCLDGRQIHLEIYDPCSQPQRGKLSLTDELHWADGFIIVYDISDRASFAFAKALLYRIRESHIGACKKMAESSVFLVGNKQDLCHMREVGWDEGQKLATDNKCQFCELSAAEHCQEVVAMFMKVLRTITSNFKVKEKRRPSGSKSMAKLINNVFGKRRKSV; encoded by the exons ATGACCGAAGTGAAGTTGGCCGTGCTGGGCGGCAGCGGAGCCGGCAAGTCGG CGCTGGCGGTGCGGTTTCTGACACGGCGGTTCATCGGGGAGTACGCGTCCAGCTCCG AATGCATCTACACTAAACACTTATGCCTGGACGGGAGGCAGATACACTTAGAAATTTATGACCCTTGTTCACAG CCACAACGGGGGAAGCTGTCCCTCACAGATGAGCTCCACTGGGCTGATGGATTTATCATTGTTTACGACATCAGTGACAGAGCATcatttgcatttgcaaaagcattgctGTACAGGATCCGAGAGTCTCACATAGGAGCTTGTAAAAA aatggcTGAGTCATCAGTATTTTTGGTTGGTAATAAACAAGATTTATGCCACATGAGGGAAGTTGGCTGGGATGAAGGACAGAAGCTGGCAACAGATAACAAGTGCCAATTCTGTGAACTGTCTGCAGCAGAACATTGTCAGGAAGTTGTGGCAATGTTCATGAAAGTCCTGAGGACTATCACATCAAATTTCaaagtgaaggaaaagagaCGACCAAGCGGATCAAAGTCAATGGCCAAGTTAATCAACAATGTgtttggaaagagaaggaaatctgTGTAA